The proteins below are encoded in one region of Equus caballus isolate H_3958 breed thoroughbred chromosome 16, TB-T2T, whole genome shotgun sequence:
- the C16H3orf86 gene encoding chromosome 16 C3orf86 homolog, whose amino-acid sequence MSKSQPAQGKKPLDTFFWVNEITGEITYPSPKADAPAASPASLEKPGARPGSQRGSVPGAPPSARDPASTPAQTAAPPPPPQASLKDIGSRNCLPSARTHGLAKAGARSPAPFLAIPVAVSPPEGALPSFGALGPAPPPPASTFPPSPPAPWAFTSELKNVLTGNE is encoded by the coding sequence ATGTCTAAGAGTCAGCCTGCACAGGGGAAGAAACCTCTAGATACGTTTTTCTGGGTAAACGAGATAACTGGCGAAATCACTTACCCCTCACCGAAGGCAGATGCTCCCGCAGCTTCCCCGGCTTCCCTTGAGAAGCCTGGGGCCAGGCCCGGATCTCAGCGCGGGAGCGTGCCGGGGGCTCCTCCCAGCGCCCGGGACCCGGCCAGCACGCCTGCGCAGACGGCCGCCCCTCCGCCCCCTCCTCAGGCTTCTCTGAAAGACATCGGCTCAAGAAACTGCCTCCCGTCTGCACGGACCCACGGCCTGGCCAAAGCTGGAGCAAGGAGCCCCGCGCCCTTCCTGGCGATCCCCGTCGCCGTCTCCCCACCAGAAGGCGCTCTGCCATCATTCGGCGCCCTTGGACCAGCCCCTCCGCCGCCAGCCTCCaccttccctcccagccctcctgccccctgggcctTCACCTCCGAGCTGAAAAATGTCCTCACTGGGAATGAATAA